In Engraulis encrasicolus isolate BLACKSEA-1 chromosome 15, IST_EnEncr_1.0, whole genome shotgun sequence, the following proteins share a genomic window:
- the LOC134463740 gene encoding uncharacterized protein LOC134463740 encodes MATNVLKHKPSSETMPMSAQNCRTTSEAMSSFALKCRLTQQGTTGCEVLHPSEIATLTAFRSSPSPEDLPTRKQGSKYEILQPQVPGACTVLRCKSAPEEPEGMSKSYQRKKCEAPHPPEAGASSALTCRPTLPCSILQTGQEVRNCMGDTGRCGHANATEVNSLMGTGKCRGRFLPSVCESEHAQTARVEASDPWRSASVRRSPEGISFRIELGGDTTLHNTFQREDATNTSSGNQHCSHTSRRRQQWDVGFNDLHREDSRISTTTCSCNISSAVEALRRTMERMVLCVDSAATVQETVRSLSTSGILQPLIQHLIDHLIEEATSCGEAPTGHPVFRAENSVSDPVLSMTQEEDWSLQGQVMERDQKLIRAFSQRFIRSLLKELLISLHDRWGENKRATCYSRTPSAKVCAEVRQVFTEVLVQDVTASLSKSKVYSFVSPSPSPSTDSLLSSSSLASEVTTDITPVTTTQIVSSVVATPHTSSPTNPWGEDYQSLVSTLVWQLLFKISQFTVPMEALARTLTNRVLFEFCTMSGLYKTDAYPLSLMVQNIYRDIYAKLLVEFGTKDNLRRALVARQLSFSRSIVGLLCDELLWQCRQEKMVGVFALNQNRKEAVLVAKVDSNNSSPPKTPPSAKVSSFFKGRHSVKKLFGRTNRVEPACGAVSTPAQSCDEVCSEGNNLPVVCESEEITGGSHHLVRGH; translated from the exons ATGGCCACCAATGTGTTGAAGCATAAACCTTCTTCAGAAACCATGCCAATGTCTGCACAGAATTGTAGAACGACTTCAGAAGCCATGTCCTCCTTTGCGTTGAAGTGTAGGCTTACTCAACAGGGCACAACAGGGTGCGAGGTCCTGCACCCCTCTGAGATTGCTACCTTGACTGCCTTTAGAAGTAGTCCTAGTCCAGAGGATTTGCCCACCCGAAAACAGGGCTCAAAGTATGAGATCCTACAGCCCCAGGTCCCTGGTGCCTGTACTGTCTTGAGATGTAAGTCTGCTCCAGAGGAACCTGAAGGCATGTCCAAATCTTATCAGCGCAAAAAGTGTGAGGCTCCACACCCACCAGAGGCTGGTGCCTCTTCTGCCTTGACATGTAGACCTACTCTCCCCTGCAGTATCCTGCAGACTGGCCAAGAAGTCAGGAATTGTATGGGTGACACAGGGCGCTGTGGTCACGCCAACGCAACTGAGGTGAACTCTCTCATGGGAACTGGAAAGTGCAGAGGACGGTTTCTGCCAAGTGTCTGTGAATCAGAGCATGCCCAGACAGCCAGGGTTGAAGCATCTGACCCATGGCGTTCTGCTAGTGTCAGACGCAGCCCTGAGGGCATCTCATTCAGGATTGAACTCGGAGGTGATACAACTCTACACAACACCTTTCAGCGGGAAGATGCAACCAATACCTCTTCCGGCAATCAACATTGTAGCCATACCTCTAGAAGACGGCAGCAGTGGGATGTTGGATTCAATGATCTTCACAGAGAGGACAGTCGAATAAGTACTACAACATGCAGCTGCAACATATCCTCTGCGGTTGAGGCACTAAGGCGCACAATGGAAAGGATGGTTCTGTGTGTAGACAGTGCTGCAACAGTCCAGGAGACAGTTAGGTCCCTTTCCACAAGTGGAATTCTTCAACCACTCATCCAACACCTCATAGATCATCTCATAGAGGAGGCCACGTCTTGTGGTGAAGCACCTACAGGTCACCCGGTCTTTCGTGCTGAGAACTCTGTCTCTGACCCCGTCCTTTCTATGACTCAAGAGGAAGACTGGAGTCTGCAGGGCCAAGTCATGGAGAGGGATCAAAAGTTAATTCGTGCCTTCAGCCAAAGATTCATTCGTTCTCTGTTGAAAGAGCTATTGATCTCCTTACATGATCGCTGGGGGGAGAACAAAAGAGCTACTTGCTATTCCAGGACACCTTCTGCAAAGGTGTGCGCTGAGGTTCGGCAGGTGTTTACAGAGGTCTTGGTGCAAGATGTGACGGCATCCTTATCCAAGAGCAAGGTGTACAGCTTCGTATCGCCCTCACCCTCTCCATCAACAGATTCTTTACTCTCTTCTTCCAGCCTGGCCAGTGAAGTCACCACTGACATCACACCCGTGACAACGACACAGATTGTCTCCTCGGTGGTAGCAACACCACACACATCCAGTCCAACAAACCCCTGGGGGGAAGACTATCAGTCTTTGGTTTCGACGCTGGTATGGCAGCTTCTGTTCAAGATTAGCCAGTTCACTGTGCCCATGGAAGCCTTGGCCCGAACGCTCACCAACCGGGTGCTGTTTGAGTTCTGCACAATGTCGGGTCTCTATAAAACAGACGCCTATCCGCTGTCGCTAATGGTCCAAAACATCTACCGGGACATATACGCAAAGCTGCTCGTCGAGTTTGGGACCAAGGATAACCTTCGTAGAGCCCTTGTGGCCAGGCAGCTGTCATTCAGCAGGAGCATAGTGGGTCTGCTATGCGACGAGCTACTCTGGCAGTGTCGACAGGAGAAGATGGTGGGTGTGTTTGCTCTGAACCAGAACAGGAAGGAGGCAGTATTAGTGGCTAAAGTGGACAGTAACAACAGCAGCCCTCCAAAGACTCCGCCCTCAGCCAAAGTGTCCTCTTTCTTCAAGGGAAGGCACTCTGTCAAGAAG CTGTTTGGCAGAACCAACAGAGTGGAGCCAGCATGCGGAGCAGTCAGTACACCTGCTCAAAGTTGTGATGAAG